The nucleotide window GAGAGGGAGAGCCGGATTCTTCTTCACCTTCGAACAAGATGGTCACATCAACGGGCAAGTCGCCTGTTTCGGCGATAAATGCACGTGCGGCTTCAACGAAGGTCATCAACTGACCTTTGTCGTCAGAGGAACCTCGAGCAACAATGATCTTAGTGCCATCATCCTTGGTTTCGATGCTGGGCTCAAACGGGTCATTCTTCCAAAGCTCGAGCGGGTCCACCGGTTGCACGTCGTAGTGCCCGTAAAAGAGTACGTGCGGCCCTGGCTTTCCGGATTTCTTGTGGCCGACGACCATGGGATGTCCCGCCGTATCCCGCACAGAGGCTTCGATGCCGATTTCCGTCAGCTCCTTCGCCAACCATTCTGCGGCGTAGCGGCATGGCGCCTTGAACTCAGGATCGGTGGAGATGCTCTTGATCTTCAGCAGGTCGAAGAGACGGTCAAGACTGGTGTCTAGGTTGGCGTCAATGCGCGCCAGAACCTTGTCGATGGAACTCATAACGGATCCCCGATATTGGAACAGATTGCACAAAGCCCGAGGGACTCAGGCTCCTACATAAACGCCTAACAGGCCACAACCGAGCGGTCAGCGCAATTGGATATTCCATTGAGAAGTCGGCTTGCGCCGAATTCTTGCAAGATTGCGATCAGCGTGTTCGGTTGTTTGCCGCCTTCTTCTCCAGAAGATCGTTCGCAGTCAGTATGACTTCCACACGCGTGGGACCAATCCTGTCTTCCAGCCTTGCGGACAGCTTGTCTCTATACGCATCGATCTCATGGGCAAGCACAGCTCGCTCCGGGTCTAGGTAGACGGCCACAAAGTGCATGCGTCCAGCCTGAAGCACGGCCGCACGGTGAAAGTGAAAACCATATTCACTCGCCAGATCACGGGCGGTACGAGTGGCTTTGGTGTGAGTGCCGCTTGGTGCACTGACCCCTGCGAGATCAGCCAGGGTTTTGCGAAAAGTAGAGAGCGGTTGCCAGACGATGGCGAGGATCAGAACCAGGACGATGACTGCGTCGCCGATCGGGACGTATGGAGCCAGCGGGGTCTCTTCGAGGAACGGTAGAGATAAAAGCGCTGCCCCGGAACCAACACTCAAAGCGCCGTCAATGAGGGCAGCCCGTGCTTCTGTGCGCAGTATTTCGCTGCGACGGCCGGTTAAGCGGTAAGCGCGATGAAAGTTGTAAGCCAGCCCCAGGCAGATCGCGACGATGACAACCGCGTATATGGCAATCGGTCCAAAGACGAGTTCGGGAACCGATCCACCGCTGAAGAAGGTCCAGATCTTGGTGCAAGAGATGATGGCAGCAAAGACCAGCACGCCAATCAGGATCAGACTTCGAAAGGTTACATAAAGAACCTCGTCGAAGTCCTGTCCCCAGGGACGGCTCCGCGTTGGCGGCAATCCGACCCTTGCGCCAATCCGCGCCGCAGCAATGGCCGAGACAAAATTGACTGCAGAATAAAGACCGTCCACGAGCATGGCGTCCGATCTTGACAACCATGCGGTCAAGATCCCGGCTGCTGCCATGAAGAGATTGGACCATTTGGAAATGCCAAGCGCTCGACGCTCAACGTCATTCGGCGAAGATGACTTGGCAGGCATTTGTGTCAGTTGCCACGCTTGAGAGAACCGAGAAGTCCTCTCACCAGAGCTTTTCCGAGTGAGGTGCCCAGGCTTCTTGCCGCAGACTTGAGCCCTGCTTCCAGCACGGTATCGCGCTGACTGCGGCGCCGACTGCTGCGTTGCCGACTGTCCTTGCGCGGCCTGTCATCGCGGCCAAAGTCAGGCAGTTGAAATCCGGATCGGGACCGGCGGGGCTCGCCATGTTTTTTGGCGTAGCTGTCTTCCTTGTCGCGGCGGCGCTGCTCCTGTCGCTGCTCTTCTTCTGCCCGGCCCATGAGGATTTCGTAAGCTGACGTTCTGTCCCTGGTGCGTTCATAAAGACCGAATATCGGACTGGACTGGATCAAGGATCGACGTTCGCCCTTTTTGATCGGGCCAAGGCGTGATGAGGGGGGCCGTATGAGCGTGCGCTGGACGATTGACGGAATGCCCTTGCCTTCCAGCGTTGAAACCAAAGCCTCGCCGACGCCGAGTTCAGTGATGACCCGTTCCGTGTCGAGGTCCGGGTTTGGCCGGAAGGTTTCTGCCGCTGCCCTGACGGCTTTCTGATCCCTTGGTGTAAAGGCTCGAAGGGCGTGCTGCACACGGTTGCCAAGCTGAGCCAACACTGTTTCGGGAATGTCGAGGGGGTTCTGCGTGACGAAATAGACGCCGACACCCTTTGAGCGTATCAACCTCACGACCTGCTCGACTTTTTCAACAAGAGCTTTGGGGGCGTCACTGAAAAGCAGGTGGGCTTCGTCGAAGAAGAAGACAAGCTTCGGCTTTTCCGGGTCGCCGACTTCCGGCAATTCCTCAAACAGTTCAGACAGCAGCCACAAGAGAAAAACGCCGTATAGGCGAGGGGATGTCATCAGCTTGTCAGCCGCCAGTATGTTGACGATGCCACGTCCGTCTGGAGCCGTGCGGATGAAGTCACGGATGTCGAGCGCGGGTTCCCCGAAGAAATTTTCGCCGCCCTGGCGTTCAAGAACCAGGAGGCGGCGCTGAATAGCGCCGACGGACGACTTGGAAACATTGCCGTAAACGGTAGAAAGTTCCGATGCCCTTTCTGCAACATGGGCAAGCATCGCGCGCAGATCCTTCAGATCCAGGAGCAACATGCCTTCGTCGTCAGCAAGTTCGAACAGGACGTTGAGCACACCTTCCTGCGTGTCGTTGAGTTCCAGAAGGCGGGCCAGTAGCAGCGGCCCAATTTCAGAAACGGTCGTGCGGATCGGGTGACCCTGTTCGCCCAGCAAATCCCAAAAGACGGACGGAAAAGCCTTGTATTCGTAACTTTTGCCCAATCCGACTTCCTTGGCGCGCTTTTCCAGGAAGTCCTTTGACACACCTTCGGCGGCAAGACCGGACAGGTCGCCTTTGATATCGGCACAAAACACGGGCACGCCGGCCTTTGAAAAACCTTCTGCCAGAATCTGCAGGGAAACGGTTTTCCCGGTACCGGTAGCGCCGGCGATCAGGCCGTGTCGGTTTGCAAGTTTCAGAGCCAGCATTTCGTTCTTGCCGCTTGAACCGATAAAGATACTGTCCTTTGCCTTCACGTCTCACCGACCCCCTTCGAATCCGAATGATTTGTGCCAGCCTAGCAAAGCCTTTTCAAAAATGCGCGCACGCGATGTGTTATCCCATCGACGGAACCAATTTCGGACCTGTATAGAGGTGTCTGACTCGCACCTGGAAGTCAGGGGTGCAGGAAACGTTTTAGGAGAACGACATGGAAGAGCTCATCAATCGCATCATGGCCGCCGCAGGAATCGACGAAGGCCTGGCGACCAATGCTGTCGGCATAATTCTCGGCTTCCTGAACAAGGAAGGCCCTGAAGACAAGATGCAGCTCATTTTTGATGCTCTCCCCGGTGCCCAGGCCCTGGTCGAAGCGCGCGAAGAAAATGGCGGCGGTGGGGGGCTCCTGGGTGGTCTCGGCAGCATGATGGGCGGTGGCATGGGCGCCATGGCAGCACTCAATGAGTTGAATAGTGCCGGTCTGGATATGGATGGCGTTCAAAGTGTTGCCAAAGAACTCATTTCCTATGCTAAGGAAAAAGCGGGGGACGATGTTGTGGATGACGTGGTTTCACAAATTCCGGGGCTGAGCCAAATCCTATGACTGTCCCAGGGTTCGGTTGCCGGTTGATTTAGGGAGTACTGTGCGGATGGCTTATTCCATCGACGAAATCGAGGGCATCGGCCCGACATATGCCGCCAAGCTTGGTGAGCTCGGCATCAAGACGACCGAAGCTTATCTGGAGCGTGCCAAGGACCCGAAGGGCCGCAAGGCGCTCGAAGACGAGACAGGCATTGAAGGCAAGCGCATTTTGAAATGGGCCAACATGGCCGATCTGATGCGTATCAGCGGTGTTGGGGAAGAGTATTCTGAACTTCTGGAGGCCGCTGGCGTCGATACGGTGAAGGAACTCAAGCACCGCAATGCAGCCAATCTTGCGGCCAAAATGCAAGAGGTCAACGAGGACAAGAAACTCGTGCGCCAGGTCCCGAGTGAAACACAGGTTACCAAGTGGGTGGAGCAGGCGAAAGAACTGCCACCTATGATGAGTTATTAAGAAGTCGCGATAGTGAACTGATTTAAAAAGAGAAAGGCGCGCAAATTGCGCGCCTTTTTCGCTGTGTAATCGTGCCCAGCTTCGCTGGTTTGATCACAGAATTCTAAACGCTGATCTGCCCGTAGCGCAGTGCCTCGACAACGGTGTGTGTCTTGTTGGAGGCGTTCAGTTTCACGCTTGCGTTTTGCAGGTGGGCATGAACGGTGCGTTGTGAGATATCCAGAACGTCGGCGATTTCACCGGCCGTTTTGCCATAGGCCGTCAGTTCCAACACCCTGCGTTCGCGCGTCGAAAGAGCTCCCGGACGCTGTCCGGAAACGACACCGAGTTCGCGCAACCTTGAGAAGGCTGCAGCAGCAAGGACTTCCAGATTTGCAAGGTCATACTTGTTGACCTGAAGCGAAGGACCGCTTGCAAAGACAAAGGCTTGGAACGGATAAAGCTCGGTTACGGGAACAACGACAATCTGGCTGCCTTCACCTGCGGATGCAAGGAGATCGGAATGTTCCATATCGCCGGCGGTGATGGTCCAGACGCGAGCCCTGTTTGAGCCGAGACCCAGCATCAATGCGCTGTCATTCGCTGAAAGCGAAGTGCTTTCAATGCCGTCATTGCGCTGATCGGGCCAACGGAAGCGCTGCACCAGATTGTCGATCGGCCGATTTGGCATTGGCAGACCGGTAATCAAAATGTGGGTCGCCCCCATGCGGCGCAGATTTGACTCGAGAATGTCGAGCACGTGGTGCGCTGCGTTGGCTTCAGAAATTGCTCTCAGTTTGCTCTTTAATTCCGTCTGATCAAGCATTGTGCACATCCTTTGCGGCTTTTGCGCCGCTTTTTATGCGAACGAAGGGCGCAAGCCGATTTCGTCCGCCGATGGGTTAGTAACGCGTTCTGCCTAAACCCTGTCGAGAAGAGGACTGAACCCGAATGCCGCGCACTTATTATAAGGGTAGAACTTCCCATGCGTCGGCACCATTACGCTACAATACAATTGTTGATCGTACCAATAGGGAAAACTGGCAAAGTTTGCTTATTCCGCCAAAAAATTGGCAAGTTACTATGCATCGATGCAATTTATGTTGCCTGGCTTGAAAGATGTCGATCTGAAGCGACGAAAGATCGATTCAGAACTTCTAAAAAACTTGCTGCCGGCAACCGGAACTATTGATGGAAAGGCAGCAAACTTTCTTCTCGTGTTCGCACTTATGCACGCTGGGTCGCCTGTCGACAGCTTGTTGCAGCTGCGAACCTACCCTTTCTGCTGAGTTGCCAAGCCTTGTTGGGTGCGACTAAAACGAGACCAGCGACCGGACCATTCAAGCGGGTAGCCGGTCAGGGAGAGTTTGAAATGCCGAACAGTTTCACTGGACCCGACAGCTTTTACAGCGCCGATGAAGACGACTGGTGGGCATCGGTCGACAAGGCACTTAAGGGGCAGTCAAGAGACCGGCTGTTTGGGCAGACTGAAGACGGTTTTGATACGGCGCCGCTCTATCCTCGGCGTTCTGATACGGCAGCGAAATTGTTGCGCGCAGGCAATGCTGACTGGGCGGTCGTCCAAAGGATTGACATACCAGACCCTTCCCAAGCCAACCTGCAGATCCTCGATGACCTCAACGGTGGCGCGAGCGGTCTTGATCTTATTTTCTTCGGAGCACCGAGCGCTTACGGAAGCGGCATTCATGTGGAAGGTCTTTCTTCCATTGAAACGCTGCTGAAGGACGTTCAACTGGACCTGATCAGTCTCAGATTCGACGCCGGTCGGGAGAACATACAGGTTCTTGCAGCGTTGTTCGCCTATCTGGAAAAGCAGGGACTTGATCCAGCGACTGTGAACATCACAGCCGGGTTCGATCCCTATAGCTGGATCGCAGAGAACGGCGTTGCGCTTGACGATATGGAAAATGTGTTTCGGCATTTCCGTGACGCTGTCGGATCTGCACATGAGCTGGGCAGCCCGGCTCGCCTGATGAAGGCGGACGGACGGGTCTGGCATGAGGCCGGGGCAACTCCAGCTCAAGAGCTGGCGCTTGTTCTGGCTTCCGCGGCTGCACATCTTCGGATGCTGGAAGACACGCAACTCCCTCCCGAAGACTGGCCGGACCGCATCTCAATGAGCCTGGTTGCCGAAGCCGATCAATTCGGAACCATTGCGAAAGCTCGCGCCATCCGCGCGCTCTGGGCCTGTGTTCTGGAGGGTGCCGAGTTGCCACAAAGCCCGATGCAGCTGCACATGTGCACGTCTTTCCGAATGCTCACGCGAAGGGATCCCTGGGTCAACTTGCTAAGAAATACCGTTGCAGCCTTTGCTGCCGGTGTTGGCGGTGCGGACAGCATCTGTGTGCTGCCACACACGCTCGCAGTGGGCTTGCCTGACGCATTTGCGCGCAGAATTGCACGCAACACCCAGTCGATCTTGCTTGAAGAGAGCAGCCTTTCAAAGGTCATGGACCCATCAGCGGGATCGGGTGCGATTGAAGGCAGAACGGATAATCTGTGCGAAGTGGCCTGGAAACTATTCCAGGAAATCGAGGCTGCTGGCGGACTTGT belongs to Roseibium porphyridii and includes:
- a CDS encoding cation transporter → MPAKSSSPNDVERRALGISKWSNLFMAAAGILTAWLSRSDAMLVDGLYSAVNFVSAIAAARIGARVGLPPTRSRPWGQDFDEVLYVTFRSLILIGVLVFAAIISCTKIWTFFSGGSVPELVFGPIAIYAVVIVAICLGLAYNFHRAYRLTGRRSEILRTEARAALIDGALSVGSGAALLSLPFLEETPLAPYVPIGDAVIVLVLILAIVWQPLSTFRKTLADLAGVSAPSGTHTKATRTARDLASEYGFHFHRAAVLQAGRMHFVAVYLDPERAVLAHEIDAYRDKLSARLEDRIGPTRVEVILTANDLLEKKAANNRTR
- a CDS encoding helicase HerA-like domain-containing protein; the encoded protein is MLALKLANRHGLIAGATGTGKTVSLQILAEGFSKAGVPVFCADIKGDLSGLAAEGVSKDFLEKRAKEVGLGKSYEYKAFPSVFWDLLGEQGHPIRTTVSEIGPLLLARLLELNDTQEGVLNVLFELADDEGMLLLDLKDLRAMLAHVAERASELSTVYGNVSKSSVGAIQRRLLVLERQGGENFFGEPALDIRDFIRTAPDGRGIVNILAADKLMTSPRLYGVFLLWLLSELFEELPEVGDPEKPKLVFFFDEAHLLFSDAPKALVEKVEQVVRLIRSKGVGVYFVTQNPLDIPETVLAQLGNRVQHALRAFTPRDQKAVRAAAETFRPNPDLDTERVITELGVGEALVSTLEGKGIPSIVQRTLIRPPSSRLGPIKKGERRSLIQSSPIFGLYERTRDRTSAYEILMGRAEEEQRQEQRRRDKEDSYAKKHGEPRRSRSGFQLPDFGRDDRPRKDSRQRSSRRRSQRDTVLEAGLKSAARSLGTSLGKALVRGLLGSLKRGN
- a CDS encoding DUF2780 domain-containing protein; this encodes MEELINRIMAAAGIDEGLATNAVGIILGFLNKEGPEDKMQLIFDALPGAQALVEAREENGGGGGLLGGLGSMMGGGMGAMAALNELNSAGLDMDGVQSVAKELISYAKEKAGDDVVDDVVSQIPGLSQIL
- a CDS encoding DUF4332 domain-containing protein, with protein sequence MAYSIDEIEGIGPTYAAKLGELGIKTTEAYLERAKDPKGRKALEDETGIEGKRILKWANMADLMRISGVGEEYSELLEAAGVDTVKELKHRNAANLAAKMQEVNEDKKLVRQVPSETQVTKWVEQAKELPPMMSY
- a CDS encoding helix-turn-helix domain-containing protein — protein: MLDQTELKSKLRAISEANAAHHVLDILESNLRRMGATHILITGLPMPNRPIDNLVQRFRWPDQRNDGIESTSLSANDSALMLGLGSNRARVWTITAGDMEHSDLLASAGEGSQIVVVPVTELYPFQAFVFASGPSLQVNKYDLANLEVLAAAAFSRLRELGVVSGQRPGALSTRERRVLELTAYGKTAGEIADVLDISQRTVHAHLQNASVKLNASNKTHTVVEALRYGQISV
- a CDS encoding methylmalonyl-CoA mutase family protein translates to MPNSFTGPDSFYSADEDDWWASVDKALKGQSRDRLFGQTEDGFDTAPLYPRRSDTAAKLLRAGNADWAVVQRIDIPDPSQANLQILDDLNGGASGLDLIFFGAPSAYGSGIHVEGLSSIETLLKDVQLDLISLRFDAGRENIQVLAALFAYLEKQGLDPATVNITAGFDPYSWIAENGVALDDMENVFRHFRDAVGSAHELGSPARLMKADGRVWHEAGATPAQELALVLASAAAHLRMLEDTQLPPEDWPDRISMSLVAEADQFGTIAKARAIRALWACVLEGAELPQSPMQLHMCTSFRMLTRRDPWVNLLRNTVAAFAAGVGGADSICVLPHTLAVGLPDAFARRIARNTQSILLEESSLSKVMDPSAGSGAIEGRTDNLCEVAWKLFQEIEAAGGLVNAIRSGFVHDKIEAARTDLQAKVARRKRPITGVSEFPDLSEKAVEVLQATSQDIADLEAPPQELPEPGTGERLNAVKALALQGHSLRKLGMRLDLVPRDTSLRALETGRIAEPFERLRSDAEDYEAQNAAPPRVFLASLGSLAQFTARATWTANAFAAGGIETVGPQVFETREQLIASFRQSGAPLACLVSSDAVYEAEAEAVAVGLKEAGATHLYLAGKPGEREKSYTEAGIDTYLYAGCDLLALLETAHGRLTKAADTALTDLEVRG